The Sander vitreus isolate 19-12246 chromosome 10, sanVit1, whole genome shotgun sequence genome contains the following window.
TGTTAGATTCTGCTGTTTTCTACAGAAATATTGTGTAACCAAAATGTGTACTTTTGACATTAATTGACTGTTGTGAACCGACAGGGAGAAGATGGCGAGCCTGGCTATCCAGGACCACAGGGTCCTCCGGGAGCGAAGGTACAGATAAGCGTTATCTATCAGATAGCTTGTATGCTGAGTATCTTAATGTATCTGTCTTTTCATGCATTGACCTCgaatgttttctgtgtgtgaaaACAGGGCGAGTCAGGCataggagaaaaaggagagagaggcatGGATGGTCTCCCAGGTTTAAAGGTAGAAGGCCGATATGAAATGGCATTCAAACAATACACACATCAATAACTAGTACTTTTCTTAGCTATAACATTATTTCgacactataaaaaaaacatgttataatATATCCATAGTTTGAGTTTTTCCATAATGTGTTATATGTGTGATCAAACAGGGAGACAAAGGGGAAATAGGAGAGCAAGGACCACAGGGATCCATGGTATGTGTATTAACCCTCTGAAATTATTCTGTTttaaacacagtgtattgtGATTATCTTCAGTTGTTTATTTAGGCTATGTCTCATTCACTTGTTTTTGCCTCAGGGTAATCCTGGTGAAAAAGGAGCTATGGGCTCCTCAGACATCATCGACTTCAATGGGAAGCTTCTAGATGCTTTCCAGGTGAGTGACATTTAAGCGTCAATGAGACCAGATTTATGGTTGCATCATATATTTCATCAGACACTTATTACTGCATCTCAAGTTGGGCATCAGACAAAAAACTTAAACAAGACCAGAAATTGTCCTGTGGTAAGAAAATATTTTCTAAACCCGCAAAACTGAATATGTCACCATTTCTTCTCGACAGGCCATCAACACCATCAGTGTTTCGGTAATCTGCTGTTGTTTCTGCATGGTTTTGGTGGCGTGATCAGTAACTAACACCTATAATAATCCATATGCATACACAGACTTGAGTAAGCACACTCCCTGTGTGTACCAGCACCTTATCCCACCTGCTTCGGCCAGTGGGTCGGTATGTTTTTGTAGATGCCCTCCACCCAGAACTCCATATTTCAGATTATTGAATGTCCCTCTAGAGGCCACATCTAAGGAATATTACTGAATGTCCCTGTTTTACTAGTCTACCAGGCTCTCTTGTGTATTCAGTTGGAATTAAATGCACAGCCCTAGCAAATATAGTACAGCTGTGCTCTTCTATCACATAACGTGTAGCCTACAAAGAAGCATGCTTAATCATGCAGAAAAATCAACAGCCTTTGTTACATTGTTGTGTTAcaagtgtgttttcatgttatgTATTCAACGTGCCTCACAAGATGCGTAACTTGCTATAGGGCAgcatggtgtttttttaatctatgcATTGTGTTCCTCATAACTGAGTGCACAAGGGGAATGCATTAGAAAGGATGGGAGGGGAACCCCTCATAGTCGCCACAGTCTCAGTTTCACATCCCTCTCAAACACAAGACCCTTTGATTCTACCATGTACCGTGCTACATGCTAATAACAGATGACTATCTCTGTAACGGAGTGTGTATTTGATTAAAAACCACTATGAACCAGGTCCCCTCGGACCTGATCTGAAATGGGCTCCTGCATGCAACGCTGTAGACAGCAGCGTGAGTTAGTTACAAAGGAGTCGGTGAAAACATGGACCTGAGATCTTATCAGAAGCCTCGTGCCAACGTGGATCATTTGGCACCAAATCACACGCAAGGTCTCAGCTAGAGTTATATCCGTGGAGCGGGGAGTGCTCATTGGCCACCAAGCTTATGTTATGATTTATTCTCTTTGTGTGAAAAGCAGAATTGGTTTCATTTGTGGTGACATTTTCGGTGATGATGAATTTGGCTTAAAACCATGCTGAAATTGGTGGCTTGTTACTGccatttattttatagctttttGTATAATTATTTGCATGATTAGCCTTCACTTTCCAATGATGGAATATCTCAGATCAAACAGTTTTGTAAACATCTATTGGTTTCCATGGCTTAAACggaagacaaacaaaaagttAGGAattggaagagagagaggatcgGCATGTAGCTACAAGGCAACAtgggttcttttttttttatgacttcaaGATGGCCCGAGGACTTCAGAGCGAGAAGTCACAAGTGTAACATTGTGGATGTAGAGATTAAGGAGAGTGATTTAAGAGGTTACCACTAATCAACCAGCATAGAAGATGGCATGGGATGGATATATGTTATTCTTCATCTATCATTAGTGTTACTTAAAGTCATGTAAAAAGATTAGTTTCCCCTCCTATTGTGCAACGGTCTCATCCTGCATCAAAACAATCAACAGAATGGAAAATGATGCCAGGTTATTGTGGACCACAAACCACATTCAGAACAATCTTTATGAGATAAAATTGCTTCAAGTTGGTTGTGATcagtgaacacagtgaacaaAAGCAGTCATCAGCTTTGTTTACTGTCAGGCTTGTGTTGTGTAAGCCATCAGCCTGGTTGTATTTTTCTGTGTTGGCCCATGTTTAAGCCTTATGATGGAGTTCTGTGAGTTCCAAGTTTTTTTCACCATTGTAACAAACTGAGTAAACagccatatacagtatatacagtatatactacaTGTGACTGTCTGAAAATGAGTTAATTAAAGCGGCTATAATCAGTATGTTAATGGGTCACGACAACTTGTCTGTGAAAGGGTTTATCCATAGGgacgaacccacagagaatCATCCCTCAGCTCTCTGGAGTTTTATAGCAAGTTCCAggtctttgtttttgctttttaactTTGCTGTTACTGCTCACTCTCACAGCTCTCATCAGCAGCGTTTTTggccacaacacaacaacagccATTTTCAGCACAAAAAGCTCTGAAAAACCCACTGTATGCTACCAGCCCAGCACAAAAGCTAAGCTAAAGAGCCATCTACTTTTCTCTTGTTCTTGGAGAGCGAAAGGTAACTAAAAGATTATTGGACAACCATTTCTCaggactagggctgggtatcgccaatgatttcTAGAATCGAttcgattccgattcacaaggtcccgattcgattacattttcgattcaatatcagttaggttagggatatttcagttacaataccaattttgcttggatataaaagagattctcagagaactcatgctgtaaattgtacaagcaagaagcaaccctcaaatattttttaatagtgCACCAGGttgtggccaggttggctcagtgggtagagcaggcgcacatatactgagaggtttatgcctcgatgcagaggaccagggtttgagtccagcctctgacgatttcctgcatgtcttccccctctctctcccctttctcacctagctgtcctatcaaaataaaggtggaaaagcccaaaaataatctttaataaaataatgcaccaggttaatgtttgCATTAAGAATTGAACCCCAAACATTTTGTTCAAAGTACTTTTTagttatacatccatggtgaaaaggcatatattaTAAGATcaatttctggattttattaatcgatatcagatcactcaaactaAAAATTTTAAATGGAGatttgattattttaacccCTAATCAGGACACAAACACTACTCCAAACGAATGCTAATGCTGCTTCGTATCTGCTGGATGTACAAATAATTCCACAAACTAGgttgccatatcaacttaaaatgtGGTGATGTTgcatttacagcttgtttccactgcccccaagtggccacaACATTATTGCAGGTTCAGGATGAATACATTGTAATTCAGTGACAGATTAGACCCATCATGAAGTTTATCAGGGCGTATATAACAGTCTTTCAATTTCTGTCTTTCTGCAGGGCCCACCTGGACCACCTGGACCCCCAGGCCCTTCAGGGGAAAAGGTAATGGGCTCTGTCATTCTACCAGTGCACTGCCACCAGCTAGTTATGGGGGTTTAATAAAAGTCAAATTAGATTTTGTGTTAAAACCTGAGCCAGTCATATTCACCGAGTGAATCTTCCCTCTCTTTGCCGTCTCCCAGGGTGAGCTTGGTTTACCTGGGCCAGCAGGAGTCGATGGGGAGAAGGTATGGCTGTGCGATAACACACAGGCTGATTAAATGCCTTATATTGTTTATGCTTTCTTATGGAACTGAACGCGACATCTCTTTGTGATTCTTTGCCTCCAGGGACCTAAGGGTGGCATGGGTGAGACAGGACCACCTggcgagagaggagagaagggagagatgGGGCTCTCTGGGCCTTCTGTAAGTAGTGACAGTAAACATGTTTCTGGGATTCACAGACAGTGAAaattacaaagaaaaacaattacaaaaaattacagtaaaactacagcTGGAAGTTAATCTTGCTCTTTGTGGGTCAGGGCATGGACGGACACAAAGGAGAGAAAGGCAACTGCAGAATGGAAGACAACCTGGTTAGTGgaacacaaacatgcaacatTCATTCATATTCACTCATATATGTGTATCATAGCAGTAATTGTGCGTGCCCATTTATTCCATCACTTCagattttttaatacatttgttaTTTCTTACGCTTCTAATTTCAATGGTGCTCAGGTTCAGATGATTTCCCAGCCAGGCCCACCCGGGCCACCCGGGCCCCCTGGATCCATGGTGAATAGTTATCATCACTATCTAAATCCAAAACTATTCAAGACAAGTTTGTTGTTTGCACCTGTACAGTAGCTGTCACACTCACAGTGCACAATTTTTTTTCAGGGGCTGCATGGTATGCCTGGTCCGAAGGTAAGACTGCAATACCATGCATGTGTTGTGTGGTGGAGGCTATGGCATGTTGTTTGGTACTCAGTGTTCCTGTCTTTCGATATAGGGTGAGCCTGGATTCGggatgaagggagagaagggGGACTTTGGTGCTCCTGGACCCAGAGTAAGTTGTTACCTGTTATTATAGTAATAAATCATGATATACCTGGACATAAGTAAGACCGGTGGGACTGGCCGTTCTGGGAACGGCAGGGATTGCGGGTGGATTATGTGTATAGAGCAGCGGCTTATACATTGTCTCATACTAGCGTCCTAAAATCTCGTATttgatctgtttttatattttttattgttttcaactgctctttaatgttttaggtaaatcactttgaattgccctgttgctgaaatgtgctatacaaataaagctgccttgcctgcCTTGGACATGATACAGTGATGATAATGTACTTTAATTGCAGGGATTAGACGGTCTCCAGGGCCCAACTGGGGCTGCAGGATTAGTGGGTCTTCCAGGTGCAAAGGGAGAAAAGGTAAGCACCCATTCACCTCCATAAATGTGTTTACAATTTTTTATTGtcttaaataaaacatacattatGATAATTATGTGTGTTCGCAGGGCAGAACAGGAGAGCCGGGACTAGATGTGAGTTTTTCACTTGGATCGTGATCTTGACAGTTTCAACTGATTGAACTTTAATCTTTGTCCAGTGATAGTCTGCCTTCTGACCCGTTTGTGCTTTATGTTCAGGGTTTCCCGGGTCTGATGGGAGAGAAAGGTGACCGAGGGGAAAGAGGAGACAAGGTTAGTACAGAACacagaaagaaatatttaaTTGTCGTCATTCAAATACAAccgattcattcattcatatatttttCTCAACGCTTTTCTCTGTCCTACTCGTGTCCAGGGTGACAGGGGAGCAGTGGGAAAGAGAGGTCTAAAGGGCCAGAAGGGAGAGCAGGGTCCTCCAGGCCTGGACCAGCCTTGTCCTGTGGTATGtcacctctacacacacacacacacacacacacacacacacacacacacacacacacacactgtaatacTGCAAATTGAACTGATTCATTTACTAGCACTTTCCTCTCACattatacagtatttctctGCTTTCTTCTCTCAGCactgtttctgtcattttctgtgtttctctgagtTTCCTTCCTTCTCAATGCTGTGAATGTGTAACTGGCTCTTGCTGACAGGGTTGTGGTGAGACTAAAGGTGTGTCTGAGGAGGCAGGGCTTTCTTCCCCTCCACctcgtcctcttcctccttccggCCCTGAGGCCCCCTGTCCTGTGGTACAGTATCTCTGCTTCCTTCCTCCTACTCTCGCATCACTATTTATGCTATCTATCGTTGCTATTTTCTATTCAAACACTTTGTTTCATGTCTTTTTCATCTTTCAAACTCTGTTATACATGTGCTCTTAGTCACTAACCTATACTTCATGTAGTTCTAGTTTAGTATTTACTGTAAAGAGAGGCATTCACGGATTAAAagaaacagtaaaagaaaatgtcaacatTAACTGTCTATGGGAAAAGACTATCTCTATGCCTATGAGACGGAAGATGCCAGGTTACAAAAATATAACCTTATTCTAACCagcaaaaaaaactataaaatgtaGATGTATTCCCACAAATAggagtatatacatacatagagAACAGTTGATCGCCGCCATGAAGGAacagctctttttgttttttatatatacttaTTCACCAACTGGTGTTGAGATTTAAATGAGAgcatcgataccactctcatatttgtCTGTTAGATATAAGGCTGcggctggttagcttagcataaagacttgcAACAGAGGTAATAATATTAGATATTGTTTAtgagtcaggctagctgttttccccagtttccagtctttatgccaagctaagctaaccagctgctggttgTAGCCTAATTTaaacagacagatatgagaATGATATCAATCTTGTAAatctaaatatatctaaatctCAGAAAGTAAATAAGAGTATTTCCCCAAATGCTCCCCAAAATGTAAACTATTACTTTAAATAAAGAGGACTGAGAATGTACTCATCTGGAATGTGTTAGAGTAATGAGAAGATTTCTCATTTATataaaattacagaaaaaaacctCTACCTTTTTATAACATCAGTTTGCTGATAGGGAGTGCACACCttaaacatttttacagtcgGACTGTGTGAGGTGTGTTAAGattgctgctctctctctgcagggacATGATGGGCTGCCCATACCAGGCTGCTGGCACAAGGTGAGTGTAGAGGCCAAACGTTTTTTAAAGCATATTGTTAACTAATGAAATGATTAGCATTTTTTAATATGAAACAGCAGCTGGCATAGTCAGGGGAAAAGCTAACACCATGTGCAACCAATAGCATACATGTACATTATTACTCTTGTTGATTGTCAGCGTTGAATTCATTGCTCGACTCTGATTTGATACAGGGGCATTTTGTAAGTATATTACAGTGTGAGAGCTTGTAAATGTAAAGCATGAGTATATGAGATGAATAATTATTTATGTTAAAAATTTAATTTGATATGCTACTAATCAATTCCCACTATTCTTCTTTTGCAGTGATGACTAACCAGCAGCATGGAATCTGTACATATTGATATGGTATATATTGCAATTGTATACTACAACAACCCACtcccttttttcctttctttcataaaacattttatataatatattgagattttttttttaacaaggacATCTTTGAGTATGCAGTATTATGAAAACTTTTTTGAAACTCTAGAGATCCAGTGTTGTTGAGAATGCAGCTGTGGTTTTGAAGAGAAGAAACTGAACTGGCATTTGGACTCCTACTTTAAAGGATAGTCCAGGTGACAGTGTTGGAGTGCCTTGACAGTCTAGCAGCCTTACTAAACAAAGCCTGACTTGCTGCCTGATTGTAATCATGAACGCTGTATGGATATAACAGTGTGCACTCACCCAGTCTCACGGATGcttggatggatggacagatctCTTTGGGAGTGGCAGATGGAGGAATGTGGGTCAGtactctcttctcctctctctgttttctaAAAGGAGGAAATGGCGAGACAGAAGCTCAAACGCAAGCGTCTCTCTCAGCCCTGAAGGGGGGCAGGGGCCTGGTGGAGAAAGGACACATAGACAGGCAGAGAGCACAATGGGCAGATGGGCCTTTATGAAGCAGAGCGAGCCATGTAATGCCTCAGTGTCAT
Protein-coding sequences here:
- the LOC144524477 gene encoding uncharacterized protein LOC144524477, coding for MTLKQDSSMDTASDCIGESKPGCQCAPKSAVQRWLPGSPIALCLLMSLSSITVCLLMSLKTYQLENRLQLEMDKASIFQPPHRACLNEDGTLIPELSTSIGRLVEEKVDVLMPKFRTTRDVGQECSCPPGLPGKRGRMGRRGEPGPPGKAGRDGYPGPLGLDGKPGFPGPQGSQGPAGPKGEKGDQGDVGPRGPPNYSTYAGLHSNQILTVKGDQGEGGPAGPPGPPGPPGPRGPPGNTGKDGPRGPAGESGFPGRDGVEGPQGLPGKPGEDGEPGYPGPQGPPGAKGESGIGEKGERGMDGLPGLKGDKGEIGEQGPQGSMGNPGEKGAMGSSDIIDFNGKLLDAFQGPPGPPGPPGPSGEKGELGLPGPAGVDGEKGPKGGMGETGPPGERGEKGEMGLSGPSGMDGHKGEKGNCRMEDNLVQMISQPGPPGPPGPPGSMGLHGMPGPKGEPGFGMKGEKGDFGAPGPRGLDGLQGPTGAAGLVGLPGAKGEKGRTGEPGLDGFPGLMGEKGDRGERGDKGDRGAVGKRGLKGQKGEQGPPGLDQPCPVGHDGLPIPGCWHK